The proteins below are encoded in one region of Cololabis saira isolate AMF1-May2022 chromosome 13, fColSai1.1, whole genome shotgun sequence:
- the tmed5 gene encoding transmembrane emp24 domain-containing protein 5, translated as MEPLRLLLSVLSVCVSLLPARLAAFSQATDSDFTFSLPAGRKECFFQTMKKDASLEIEYQVLDGAGLDVDFSIFSPSGQLLFSDYHKSDGIHTVETEDGDYMLCFDNTFSSVSEKLIFFELILDNMDTDESPEEWKEYVHGTDMLDMKLEDIMDTINNVKSRLGKSVQIQTVLRAFEARDRNIQESNFERVNFWSVVNLVVMLVVSAVQVYLVRSLFEDKRKIRT; from the exons ATGGAGCCCCTCCGGCTGTTGTTGAGCGtgctgtccgtgtgtgtgtcgcTGCTGCCGGCCAGGCTGGCCGCCTTCTCCCAGGCGACGGACAGCGACTTCACGTTCAGCCTGCCCGCCGGCCGAAAGGAGTGCTTCTTCCAGACCATGAAGAAGGACGCCTCGCTGGAGATCGAGTATCAG GTGTTGGATGGCGCAGGCCTCGATGTAGACTTCTCCATCTTCTCCCCATCAGGCCAGCTGCTGTTCAGTGACTACCACAAGTCGGACGGCATTCACAC TGTAGAAACAGAAGACGGGGACTACATGTTGTGCTTTGACAACACGTTCAGCTCCGTCTCTGAGAAGCTCATCTTCTTTGAATTGATACTGGACAACATGGATACAGATGAAAGCCCAGAAGAGTGGAAGGAGTATGTTCATGGGACAGATATGCTGGACATgaagctggaagacatcatg GACACGATCAACAATGTAAAGTCTCGACTGGGCAAAAGCGTGCAAATCCAGACAGTGCTCCGAGCGTTTGAAGCTCGGGACCGAAACATCCAGGAGAGTAACTTTGAGAGGGTGAACTTTTGGTCAGTGGTCAATCTCGTCGTGATGTTGGTGGTGTCTGCGGTTCAGGTCTATTTAGTACGTTCACTCTTTGAAGATAAAAGGAAAATTCGCACGTAA